In the Sebastes fasciatus isolate fSebFas1 chromosome 12, fSebFas1.pri, whole genome shotgun sequence genome, CCCAGGTAGGCGCGCTGCTCACGGCGGGGAGGAGAGGTACATGCTCATTACAATTCTGCTGTGAGAAGGGACAAGGTCTCGCAAGACACGCATTTATTATGcacaacacaagacaaaacgagaCCTCGTCAAAGACAAATGATACAGGTGATGCAATTAGGTACTGAGGAATCTGATAAAAGATCTTTATTATTCCGTCTCTttcatataaaaacatataaaggaaGATAATAAAGTATGTCCATACTCCAAATCACACTGtacaatgctcataaaaatatcttaaaatatcTAAGAGTCCCCTGCGctctgaaaaaaacacatttacgcTTGCATAGTTTCACTGTAAGGCTCCATGGAATTAATAAAAGAGGTCCGTTGAGCATTATCCTCAACAAGTTTTTCTTCTTAAATTCTTTCCCCTTCAATAAATAATACTTATGCAAATCTTTGGTTTGCTTATCCAGGATACAATCTTTCCAGGATAAGTAAGAGATGAAGGCAAATAGAGTAAAAGGAAGCATCCAGTCAAATCTTAGATTTAGAAGTTGACTGAGTTGGTCGTGAGAGGAAACTTGTAGGGATAAGAACTCGCTGCATTGCTCTAGCAAGCTGGTgaaaattgtttgttttggctctcaggtgtgtgtgtgactgaagaCCCCTGAGCTTGACTAGAGACATGTGCAAACGCCAACTGGATCTAATCCTCATCCTCTCGCCCCCCTTTTGAATATCACATTTTGGCATCTCATCCACAGACCAGGCAAGGCCAGTAAGCATCTGTCAATATGCAATAGAAATACTGATCTGATACTGACCCCTGTTCAGATCAACAACCACTTAAAGCAACTTCAGGGTCACTCCGGTCTTTCCATGCTGGTATTTTAGCCCCCCCGACTACAAATCTGGTATACCGTTGTGGGCTTTTATAATAAGTATTTTATACACTTctgcttttcattcattttaatacGATATAAAAATTACCCTGAATCTTCttgttcttttgtttctttctcttaaCTTCTGTTACGCTAATGCAGATGTCTCTACAAGTTAATGTTTATACTTTACTGATACAATCTGAGACTAATGGCTGCCTGGCAGATAGGTAGATAAAAACGCTTTAATCAATCTGAAAAGCTATGCTATGCTTTGGAAAGTGGTCAGCAGTAATGTACGAGTGTTTTGTAGCAAACAGGCTAAAACAAGAGTTATGGTACTTTAAGATGCATGATAAATGAAACCCCAAATTTATAGCTACCGGTATATCTACAGCACGAACCCACTGGCAAAGTACAACATTCACTGCAGCCCAAAAGGATGAAGGCATCTCACCTGTTTGAAAATACACAATACTAAAGGCTTAAAAGCAcaatttacttctttttttaaaagtgtaaaATGTTCAGATTCTGCATCCCTCTTGAAAAGTTACATTGGacaaatattggaaaaatatcCCCAGAATTggcatatttcattatttgtaaTGCGTAAACATGACTATTGATGGGGGTAAAAGACACTATGATGATTTACGCCTTTAAAAACTATACAAAATAAGAGTTGGTgtggtttatgtgtgtgtgaggagtggGAAAATGGGGGTTGTCAACCAAATAAAGTGCGTTAAGTCATTCATGTTAGTGGTTGGATCCGTGCAGCATTATCCTCAGTCTGCTGCTAAATTAATACATCTTGGAGAGACTCGTCCTGAATTAGACTTAAATGTTCCGTCTCCATTATTTTTAGCACTACGATGTTGTTCCCCGCTCTTCATCCCACCCCGTTCCTACCGACGTCGTCAAATCTGTGTCTCCTTCTTGATCCAATCTCTCAGCTTGGTGACGCGAGAGTAGACGCCGGGCTTGTTCCGACGAGCGCAGCCCTCGCCCCAGCTCACGATGCCGGCCTGGAACCACTTCCCACTCTCCTCGAAACACACCAGGGGGCCTCCGGAGTCTCCCTGGTGAGGACGGGGACGAGAGAGCGGTTATTAGATCGGGTTTGGATGTGAGAGCATGATAATTATATGGGTGTGAAAATACCTATATGTATCCGACCCGTGTCCTTTTATTCTATTCTGGAGAACACGTTGCTCAGTCTCACCTGGCATGCGTCAACTCCTCCAGACAAGAATCCACTGCAGAGCATCCTGGAGGTGACTTGGCCCTCCGTGACAACGTTGCACACCGTGTCGTTGATGATTTTCACCTGCGCCTTCTGCAGCACCTGTGCCGTTCTCCCTTGTAGAGCAGGACAAAGGGGGGTCAAGTGACCTCTGTGTTCGTCACCAACATCAAAAGGTGTTAATGGGCTGGATTAGTGTTAGCTAATGAAGGTTTAAGAGGCCTCCCAGGAGAGCCGACGTCTTTCTTGATATATGGATATGGAAGAGGGCTTAATGGAATAGAGCAGATTAGAAAAagatgagagaagagagagggagggttgAGCGGAAGAGAAGTATGTCATGATGGGAAAGATAAAGAAATGGGAGGGACATTAAAGGAAGGGAAGAATAAAGGATGAAATGAGAAAGATGAAGGGAAGGAGAAGGAAGCAGGCAGGGAAGGAAGATGAAGGACAGAGATGAGTAGCTCATTGTGAGAAGGATGGGGGAGGAGTGGGATGTCTTAATTTTGATGCGAGCTGGATatgcaaaaaggaaaaaaacacaactgtaGAGTGGGTCACCCATAATTGAGGAATAACAGTATAAATATTCAAAATTAGTATAATAAATCAGttgcagcaggaaaaaaaacagcaaatgacGACAGTTCCACCCAGAACCACCAACTCATGCATAATACCTCCTTCTCGGAGCGTGCCCCAGCCTGTGACCCAGCAGGGCATGCCTGCAGGGAAGACGTGGGAGGAAGCGGGTAGGCAGATGGGTTGGATGGTGTTGGTGAACTCCAGTGGCTCGCTGAGCTCCAGCAGCGCAATGTCGTAGTCATAGGTCATCGAGTTGTAATCCGGGTGGGTGATGATCCTCTTCACTTTTTTGAGCTGTACGCCATCCTGCTTGTACTGGTCTTGCATGCCACTGTAGGTTTGCCAGTTGGATGCAATATGGTTCCTGTTGTAGCATCATGGGGGTAAAGGTTAGGGAGCAAAGGATGGGTGGACGCAACATCAAGAACATGTGTGCAATCTAATACAAATAAACATCATAGCCTTGCAACATATGCTACTGTAAGGTTACTGTTTTTGTTGATACAATTTGATAAGAACAGCTAGAGAGGATGTTGAAAGCTACAAAGGTAGTATTTGATTAGGTTATTGGATTGCGTTCAACTTTCATGATATTTTCGCCACCAGTGTACAAAAATATGCTAAATTACATACTACTTATGATGATATATGACTGTAAAGAAATCTGTTGTGGCTTCCACATTGTAGTCTGGAAAATGCttgcaaattaaatataattttgaatAGCAAATATCAACACCAACTGTGCATCTGTGAAAATGAACACATTCCCTCCTCAACAACAATAGAGGTGGCTTTAGATCGAACAGCATGGTTAGTGCTCCACCTACAGGGCTCTCTGATGAATGCAGCTCCATGCTTTTCATGGATGAGATGTAAATTTAGCCCCCCCAAGGTTTTTCCTGAATTAACTGTATCATCAGGGGCTAATTTTCAGACTTTGCAATTTGTATATAAATGGTCCTCTGTTGTGCACagttctacttttttttttccagcagaaTGTGTCTGAGAATATTGCATAATGAGatgtaataaaatgttgaataatGAGATGAATAATGAAATAGAAGGGAAACAATAACAATTTTTAAACCAAAATATATGAGAGGGAATGTGTTAGATATTATATACATAGTACAGTCCtgctctgtgcatgtgtgtttaagATGGGACTCACGCTGGGCTGTCGGTGGCAAAGCAGTGAGCGGCCGAGAGGAGCCACTTCTTAGATATGATCGAGGCGCCACAAACGTGCCCGTAGGTCAGGAAGTGAAGGCTGACCTGCCAGGGCCACTCCCCCATCTCGGCGTTCTGCCCTCCTACGATGCGGTTCAGCTTATAGGGCCTGGTGCCACAAGCTGACATTTAACAGAGAGTATAATGAGAGAGCAGGGGCGTTGGGTGGTGAGTACACAGATACTGTAGGTGAGACTGGTATGCGTGATCAGAGGGAAAAATCGGAAAATGCAATCAAGTTGACTAGAAGCTATCATGACGCCGGCCTCGGCTGTGAATGCTACTATGACTCCTTGGAATCCTAATAAGGCATGCTGGCATATTAGCTGatcaaaaaacagaaaaaacacagcCTGAGGCTtaaatggaggaaaaaacaaaaaacttcagAGATGACAAGAGCTGCTTTCAAAGacgaatgaaataaataaagcagTCAAGGCCTGGGGCTCTTTTCTAACAGACAGCCCAACGCGCAGCTCAACCGAGCTCTTCTATAATCTAGTTTGAATGACACTGAAGAGATTAGATCCACTTTCAGCTGTTTTAAatattgtagaaaaaaaaaaaatgttgtaagGTGGAAAGAGATTGAAACATTTCTTACCGCAGCCGGCCTCGTCGGAGTCATCAGAGCAGTCGTTGATGCGGTCACACTCGGCGTTCACCTTGTTGACACATTCTTTGTTCTTACACTTGAAGCTGAAGTCAGAGCAGATGCCCGGAGCTACAGTGGGGGTGGAGACAGGTTCCCAAAATCAAAACACATAGCGTATTTCAATCAAAGCGTTAGAGCACTGCTAAGTTTAACCAGTAACATACCATGCAATCAGCGAGGCTTCAAAGTGAGGCTTGAATGCACAATGCATAGTGATTGAGGAGCAGATTGCATTGATTGGGGGTATTGATTGGGGTTGAGGTCTAATATCCCTCTTTATTCACAGAAGTGAAAATCAAAAGGAAATGCAAGggagccgtgtgtgtgtgtgtgtgtgcgtgtgtgtgtgtttgaccgagtgagtgagtgaaaggGAAATTGATAAAGCGTGAAGTAGAGAGTTGGAGGAAATGAGGGAAAGAGCTAAAAGAACAGTGAAAAATACTTTGAATTAAGAATGACGTCGTCAGTGCAGCATCTCTGTGAAACTCTAAAACTTTACTGACGAAGGTTAATTGCTTAATGGTTTGTGTAACATACTTATAAAtcactctggtgttttttgttttttttccaaatgcgTGACTGGCTGGGAAGAGAATAAGAGCTGCCACTTACAGGCTTTACAATTGGCCTCGTCGCTTCCATCTTCACAGTCCTTCTTCTTATCACACACAACATCCTGAGGCATACAAACCCCGTCACCACAGCGCCACTCGTTCTCATCGCAACCTGCAGGCAATGAAACACAGATGATGaggaaattataataaaaataaaacatgaaatctTGAATAAGGAGAAGACACGCCATCACGTTTCAAGGGGGGGGACATTAAGCGGTGCAGCCACGGTGGACATTAGCATCCGTCTCCATTCTTCTTTGCGTGCATTACACATGATTAAGCGTCTGGAGGGATGCTGAGCAAATTGGGCAAGGCTTCAAACAAACTCCATTACCGATGAAATAATGACTGCACACAGCCAAGGAGTCAGTGACCGGAGCATTAGCAGTGATGTGCCTTTAATGTTAGCACAATTAGCATAGCATTAGGTAGGGTTTGAGCGCCTTAGCAATACTTACTGCAACTGTTCTCGTCGCTCCAGTCTCCGCAGTCGTTGACGCGATCGCACAACCAGAGTTTGGGTTTGCACAGGCCATTACCACAAGAAAACTGATCCGTATCGCACTCTGAGGTCAGACAAAGGCCATGTATTAGACAGTGCAACTGAGGGAGATGTACATATGAGTGATTTGAAAAGGGCATGTTCACCAACACAAATCACTGGATATACTATATACCAGTAGGTCAAAAGATAAATGAGAGAAAGGTAATGGCTGGAGCCTTAAAGAAATAatcagacattttgggaaatatgtttatttgctttccTGCCAAGAGTTAAATGAGTgggataaatatgaagctgcagccagttagcttagcacatAGACtgaaaacagctagcctggctccatGTAAAGGTGACACaatctcactaattaacacattatatccagtttacttaaagaggacctattatgcttttgtgctttttccctttcccgCTCTTTTCTTCCGTatcgtggtgatgtcaccaagtaacacatttgcaaaaTACCTGCCCAGCGGCTTGTTTGGTAGGTAATCAAACAAAGCTTGTTaaagtggagctggagcggagtccgaagagtttggttcagttgaccaatcacaatagtgggccagctgaccaatcagagcagagctcaaacagagcgtttcagacagagggtgaaaagaggtgttgcagcacagccgttatgagaaaagtaaagcattttttttaatattgaagcatgtaaatatgttctagtagaaatccaaaatagaagtatgcacctaaaaataagcataataggtcctctttagtTTTTACTGAATCTAAAGTGTAAAAACGAGCTGTGGGATTGTGTGCGAGACAATTTCTTGGCTGTTCGCAGTGAGTAACTTCCTCGACCCTGGCAGCCTTGCAATGAAGATAAGACTCCACAAAATCACTGCACCCGGCCAAGAATAGTCTTTTACACAACGCTCATAAAACCACAACAAAGTCTTTTTTACTCTTaagattttgttaccttagtcatttccccctgcttccagtctttttgctaagctaactggctgctggccgAAGCCGTACTGTATATTTAAGGGGTAgttatgagagtggtattgatcttcacATTATTCACCTCTTTCAAGAAGGCAAGTAAGAGTATTTGCCAAAATttggaactattcctttaatgggGTGAGAGGAGGATAAAGGAAGGAAGATAAGAAATGAGGacagggaggagagaaaaaaggaaaaagcgtGGTTGGGTCGAGGGGGAACTTACTGCACTCCATCTCATCGCTCATATCACCGCAGTCGTTCCAGCCATCACACTTCAGCTCTTTGGTGATGCAGATGCCAGAGCGGCAGGTGAACTGTTTGGGGCAAGCTGCtcacaaaaacagagaaaagggaAAAGGAAGGGcgcagaggaaagaaaaaaaaaaaaggagagaaagacgATGATGACAAATTGAGCGAGAGGGAGTGACAGTGTATGTTCGCTACATCCATCATGTTGCCAATGCTTGTCCCTGTTGATCTGAGCAATTATAAATCCATTTCGGTCAAACTGGGAGACAACATAAAGAGCGGAGGGTATTGAAAGCGGAGCGCTCCTGACTGACAGTGGCAAATAAAATGGACCCAATAAACGAGCTCTCTGGTGATTAGTCTAGCTCTTGAGTTTCACTGCCGCAGTTTCTGAGCCTCGATCACTAAACAGCTCCATTTGACTGTCAGTCAGCTGCCGTCTCGTAGTCTCTCAGACTACACAGTTACTCCCTCTGTCTCGCTCTGTAATGGCAGGCTATGAGTGTCACTGTCACGTCGCAACATTTCACCCATCTCGCCAAGTGTCGTGTAAATTTGTGTCTGAGATGGGACTTTTTAACTCACGGTTTGCAGGATCGAAAACGCTGTACTCGGCTCTGAAGCCTTTGTCTGTGAAGGACTCGTCGGAGTGGAACATCACATCCAGGGAGTTGCTGTCGCTGGTGAGAGCCAAAGAGGTCATTTCTCCGCAATACCTGGGACACAAGAACAATGTTTAAAGGAGAATTCAGGCTTATTACAACTTCTAGTTCTAGTGATTATGATGACGATGTGCTCACTAAACATAGTGCTGAGATTAGAGAAAAAGGGCATCGCTACAACAATGTCCAATGGGGCAAGAATCATGAGCAGTCAGACTACTAACTAAACTAGTTTAGTTAGCTCATCATCTGAAAGATtttatttggaggtaaaacTACAAGTGAGAGCAACTTAAATGCGAGTAATTGCACAGGAAAACTGTGTGCTCGCACAAATACGGCACGTGCAGCGGGTCAAAGTTGAAACCAAGAAGTCGGTCTGTAAACTGTGAAGGATGTCTACAACAGGGAATCATTTAGTGTGTCATTTAAATGAGTTAAAGTCTTACTTGGTGCCCATAACCTCCACATAGTCTTTGTGACACACACGGGTGTCCACCCCAGGCTCTTTCATGCGGAACAGGGTGAACTTCACCTGCACCTTCTTCCCAGTGGCAACCTACAGCACAGAGGAAGAGGTGATTGGTTCGTAACAACCTTATTTAAcatgcatgtcactcctccgccTACGCACCGAGACATGTATCTGTATCCCATGTAAATGCAAGCAGACAAGTTTGCAACACACCCAAACAGACCGTGGGTgctcgcatgcacacacactacatACACACcagcaaacaaaaccaacacaCAAAGCACTGCGGCTCAGCTAGAGCTGCGGCAGCAACAGCGGTCTGACAGATGAAGATAGAAGAGGTACTGAACAGCTTGGCTTCTATAGTGCTGCCTCAGCATTCCTCTCATGGCAGGCtaaggatggaggaggaggaggaggaagtgggttGAGGGGTTTCAGGTAGAGGAGGGGGCCAGGGAGAGGAGCAGTGTTGCAAACCTTGATGGTCCACTTGCAGTCCACTGCAGGAGGATAGAAGCTGGGGTGAAGTGGGGAGGTGAAGGATCCAGTTTTGTCAGAGAGGACGCCACCACAGGTTTGAACTGAAAGGAACATGtcatatattcacatttgagcataacacatatttttttttaatgggtttaagTCATagactgtaagaagtggacAGTCATTACGACATCACGCATTGGTTCGTGAACTACTGTTTTGAAGCTtagagttcggcattttggcagtagtgtctagaaggtaacccccaagttgcaAAAACGTCCgaaaactctcacgagactcgTTGCCCGACAAACTTGTCCTAACCcaaaccattcgaggtcaatgcctaaccttaaatatgctattgataacattcagcaactagatgtcgcattctcccccCTCCATTCCactgcatttacttcacaacaagtcgttgccaggcacttaacgtcaatctcagccattt is a window encoding:
- the st14 gene encoding suppressor of tumorigenicity 14 protein homolog, which encodes MNSARYEYDGHNGRHERIDFLTSKEKASPKRKLGIVIGVLVALLIAAVAGFLIWWFLFKDADSKATLSKQLSPSTQVFSGHMKLVDVPYNHKLEDTNSKEFEDLANKLEGVLKENFKKDPLLGSYYTKSVVTAFSEGVIAYYWSQFDVPVEDLELVPEFSEERVLETLENGTQMVGRLGSKKEFKISEVTAAITDPRMARNPRAKECFHRLEATGGVQRFNSPGYPKGYPPRSRCQWQIRAAENNAIFVTFPFFHIEDDCTDDFVSIYDSLSPDDSQAITEKCGQRPPSNPLEVVSSGNIMLINLITDSQVQRSGFLAEYRAIPRSKVQTCGGVLSDKTGSFTSPLHPSFYPPAVDCKWTIKVATGKKVQVKFTLFRMKEPGVDTRVCHKDYVEVMGTKYCGEMTSLALTSDSNSLDVMFHSDESFTDKGFRAEYSVFDPANPCPKQFTCRSGICITKELKCDGWNDCGDMSDEMECKCDTDQFSCGNGLCKPKLWLCDRVNDCGDWSDENSCSCDENEWRCGDGVCMPQDVVCDKKKDCEDGSDEANCKASPGICSDFSFKCKNKECVNKVNAECDRINDCSDDSDEAGCACGTRPYKLNRIVGGQNAEMGEWPWQVSLHFLTYGHVCGASIISKKWLLSAAHCFATDSPANHIASNWQTYSGMQDQYKQDGVQLKKVKRIITHPDYNSMTYDYDIALLELSEPLEFTNTIQPICLPASSHVFPAGMPCWVTGWGTLREGGRTAQVLQKAQVKIINDTVCNVVTEGQVTSRMLCSGFLSGGVDACQGDSGGPLVCFEESGKWFQAGIVSWGEGCARRNKPGVYSRVTKLRDWIKKETQI